CTACTACTACTTGGAGATATTGCAGATTCTTCCAGAGGAGACTACTCTGCACGCTCCTTATTATAAGCAAGCAAGAATtaaacatctatatatatatatatatgataagagcAGCTCAACTCAAGGATCGAGTTTGATTGTAGAACTGGAAATTGGTCTCATACTGAATATTGCAGACAACCTTAAGAACTCTCCCTCCAATCCTATTATTGCAACACACCGGCAGTTCATCGATGGCCTCATCCACACAATCGTTACACTGTTTCTCCGACAAATCCGGCGCGCACTGCGCCATCCCGTATATATTCTGATTGTCCGGGCCCTGCTGGCTGCCGGTGGCGAACTTGAGGTCGGAGCCGCCCTTCGCCGCCTGGCTCCGCAGCCGCCCGAGCAACTCCTTCAGTACCTCATTGTACCGATCCGGACTCGTGACGTTGTAATCATCGTTATACGCGTACACGCTCGGCCTCTCCATGTCCTTGGTAATATTGTAGGGCGAGCGGTATCTCAGCATGCACTGATCGTAGCCCCCCATGGCGGCCTTGAGGTTTGGACAGAACTGTTTGATCTTGACGGCGGTGTCGTTGACGCAGCTCCGGCAGATGTCGGGCTTCACGTCGCCGCGGCAAAGCATGACGGCATTGATTGTGTCGTCGGAAGTTTGGCCGACAGAGGTGGTGTAGAAGCCATATTTGTTGACGTTGGAGGCAAGAGATGAGAGGAGAGTGTCGAGGTTTTTCTGGTAAAGGCTGTTGTTTTGGTAGGTTTCACTCCCTAAGCGGGCGTGGAGGAAGTCGCTCTGAGCAGAGATGGAATTGATTAGGGTTAACGGCATAAGAAAGGAGAGCAGGAATACAATCAGCTGTCTCCACAAAGAATCCAtttccagctctctctctctctccccctaaTTTTTCCTTCCCTTTGATTGTATAAGCTTGGCCTTCTTGATGCgtcattttatagatttatcATGGGTTGAACTACTAAGGCCACCACAGGGACATGGCTCTGGGATAAAGAACGCTGCTGCTGCTAGTACTactattattatcattattagagtaatgttaattattaaaaaaaaaactacttgTATTAACAATCTAATTATTGGGAGAATGATTGAAAgtgtcaaaatttaaaaatgtccTCACCTAATTTCTCGTTGCCACCTTTGAATGAACCTCAATCGGGATTTATGATTGATGAAGTATAATCTATGAAGTTCAATTCAGTCATATGAATTGTACATCTTATCGATACATGTAGCACaatcttaattattaagataATGATTAAATAGTAATaagtatattttatgtttagataatatttattatattttattttaaatatttaaacaattttattaataattgattaaatgatcaaatatatttatttttaaacaaaatatatttattatattatatttttaatatttaaataattacattaattggtaataaatatatcgtatttaaataattacattaattggtaataaatatatcgtattttaaattatttaaatattaaaaatataatataataaatatattatttaaaatcaaaatatatttattacgaTTTATCATAACATTACCCTTTAATTAATATCTTTGGTTTGGGGTGAAGGGACAATATTGTGCTTTGATATTCTATATTGATGAAAAGACTTGGGTCAAGTGGGTCCCCGGGTGGAATTCAATCACAAAGGAAAGAGGGaatggaagaaggaaaaaaaaaatgggctgGGCTTGACTTCACCCTTCCATTTCGATTGATGGCCTAATTTTCTTGGTGAGAAAATTCTATGCCCGACCAGCCCACGGCCCCACCCGTAGACCTGGTCTGTCCCAGAAGtgcatattaaatttaatttaaaagaaatttaccGTGAACCTGGCCAATAGAAGAGCGCCATGTAACATATGGCAAAAGTGTCAATTAAAAAGAGCTGCAACAGAAGGGCGATGACTTTCGCGCAATGGTTTGGGCACGTGCGCCACATGCACGCGCATTGCCTGGCCCTTGGCCGAAAAGGGCTATGAacccaattaattatattttttcctcaaaatatatttaaactatttttttacaGTTCATAATAAAATCCTAATTTCTCATTTGATTCCAATGGccaatcaaattattattaaattattatatataaaaaatatcaattattttattataaaataaaaattcgtaatataaaattttgaaacgtTTTATCTTTGAAGTCAAATGCTTTCACATATCCTAAAATACCTATTATTATTGCTTACAGATAACATGTATGGTGGTatgagaaaaatttaaaatttttacatgcATCGGatacaaacaacaaaaataatatatatagaccATACGCAacttagatatttaaaatattcattaCATGAATACAATAAATACATACTTGAACTCCGATGTTAAGCTATTTTTGTATTGAGACCAATTCCACTTCACGTTATGGTGATCCTAAGCTATCCATACCTAACATGTTATTTGGTATCGTTTCGATCATCTCTTCTCGTACTAAACAAGAGGTTGCCCATATCACTAACACACGTGTCTCAATTTTTTCATGGGACAATCATGCACTTGTGATTTTTAACAAAAGCaaaggaagaagacaaaagCAAAAATTACTGAGGAAAGCTTGCAACAAGAAGCTCTATAATTTCCTTCTTATATGTCTTTAGTCAATTGCTCCCACTGCCTCACCCCTTAGCATTCACAATTGAGCGTCATGTGTAGCACTATTGGAGGTTGAATTGGTGACCAAAAGTCGACTTCCTAGCCACTGGGAGTCAACTTCCATAAGGGAAAGTCAATTTCTTTGCCCAACAAGTCAACATTTGACTTGCTTTTCCCGAGATATATTGGGCACACAATGTCAATACTAAACGTAACACTATATGATATGTGACTTTTTAAGTCCATTGTCCACTAACAATCAAATAGCACCAAAACTCAATTCGACACCGGCTAACACCTTAATCCATCACTAGAATCTCTCTATATCCCAATGACGATCTGAGAGTTATTGAATAGCGTTTAACAGCGATTCAAGACACTATAAGTGACAGTGAAGTCTcattcaagtgaacctattacaattAACGATTACCGTGTATCATAATTCT
This genomic stretch from Diospyros lotus cultivar Yz01 chromosome 1, ASM1463336v1, whole genome shotgun sequence harbors:
- the LOC127786871 gene encoding cysteine-rich repeat secretory protein 38-like gives rise to the protein MDSLWRQLIVFLLSFLMPLTLINSISAQSDFLHARLGSETYQNNSLYQKNLDTLLSSLASNVNKYGFYTTSVGQTSDDTINAVMLCRGDVKPDICRSCVNDTAVKIKQFCPNLKAAMGGYDQCMLRYRSPYNITKDMERPSVYAYNDDYNVTSPDRYNEVLKELLGRLRSQAAKGGSDLKFATGSQQGPDNQNIYGMAQCAPDLSEKQCNDCVDEAIDELPVCCNNRIGGRVLKVVCNIQYETNFQFYNQTRSLS